Below is a window of Lepisosteus oculatus isolate fLepOcu1 chromosome 8, fLepOcu1.hap2, whole genome shotgun sequence DNA.
CCACAATTCAGGACGaggcctttgaaaacctaactAATTTACGTAGGTTGTATCTTAATGGTAATTACATCGAAAGCCTGTCTCCTTCTCTGTTTGCCGGTCTGCAAAACCTGCAATATTTATACTTAGAGTACAACGTCATAAAAGATATTTTGCCGCAGACCTTTAACGCCCTACAAAACCTTCAGCTTTTGTTTCTTAACAACAATCTGTTAAAGTCTTTGCCCGATAACGTTTTCGGAGGCACCATGCTCACAAGGCTTAACCTTAGAAACAACCACTTCTCCTATCTGCCTGTGAGAGGTGTGCTGGACCAGCTTTCTCCGTTTATTCAGATTGATCTTCAGGAGAACCCATGGGATTGTACTTGTGACATTGTAGCACTGAAACACTGGATGGAACAGTCGAGTACTAGCGTAGTAGTGAACGAAATCACTTGTGATTCCCCTTCTAAACATGCGGGAAAGCTACTGAGATCCCTGCAAAATGATGCAATTTGCCCAGAAAACAATGAGATTAAGGAGACTATGGGGGTGACAGCTATTACGGAGACAGATGCCCCTTATTCTGCTAGTACCCCTACCCAGCCCTTACCAGAGATTCATACCGAGGTACCTTTGTCCGTTCTCATTTTGGGCTTGCTAGTCGTGTTCATTTTGTCAGTCTGTTTCGGTGCGGGTTTGTTCGTTTTCGTTCTAAAAAGACGCAAAGGGGTAGAGAGCGTCCCCACGAGTGCCAACAACTTGGATTTAAACTCGTTCCAAGTCCAGTATGGCTCCTACAACACAGAAACCAGCACAGACAAGACTGAAAGCCATGTGTACAACTATATCCCCCCTCCCGTTGGCCAGATGTGTCAAAACCCCATATACATGCAGAAGGAGGAGGACCAAGTAGCTTACTACAGGAACCTCAAAGAGCTGAGCTACAACAGCCTGGACCATAAAAAGGACGAACATTCCCGCAGTCCAGCATATACAATAAGCACGGTTGAATTCATTGAAAAACAACGCTGCGGAAACAGGGATCCGGAGCTATTGTACCAGAATATAACCGAAAGAGTGAAGGAGCTTCCGACCGCTGGGGTGATAAATTATAATTTTTGCACCTTACCCAAAAGGCCATTTGCGCACCCCTACGAACCGTCGAGGCGTCATAACCAGGACAGGTTCAATAAAACTGTTCTGTACGGAACTCCCAGAAAATATTATGCCGAACAATCAAATAATGAGCATCCTTTGCTTCTCGGAAAACTAAAGACAGAACCGGACTACCTCGAAGTTCtggaaaaacaaactgcaaTCAGCCAGCTGTAAAATCTGTATACATTTACTCAGTATTtcaatacatacatatatctatacagtatattgccaaCAAACTGTAAGGACAACATGTAAACAACGTGAcattactttttcttttcttcccctGCTGTACAAacgagatttttttaaaaaatatatgcagTACAAGGTGTTTATTTAACTTTTGTCTaagttttaaattattacataCTTGAAAAGTTCTCACGGTAGCAAGAATTGTCGCAAATGTGTGTAATacagtttttctgttttctttttctctaaaATGGATCTTGGACTTCTGCTTTCAAATTCCAAAcaaaactgaattattttacaatatCGTGCTGTATATAATATCAGGTATTGTGTGCGCAACACCTTTACCGGTTACATCCGCTTGGCGCCCTATTTTTATTTCCAAGAAGTGCCTTTGCACTTAAAATATGTTAACGTTGCTTTCTGCTGTAAGATgaagttttatatatatatattacgtATTGTATTTTAAGAATATCGATATGTAAAATAGAATTCTATGTCAATTACattaaatgaaattgaaaagtattccttatgtgaagaaaaacatttttgtgcattttacGTGCC
It encodes the following:
- the slitrk2 gene encoding SLIT and NTRK-like protein 2, with amino-acid sequence MLNSVLLLSVLAVTSFSSKTESRKTSKDLCKNRCLCEEKESVLNINCENKGLTAVNQFQPPQNRICQLFLNGNFLSRLIPNEFLNYGNVTTLHLGNNGLQEIKTGAFIGLKILKRLYLNNNNLEIIKEDTFIGLESLEYLQADYNYISAIEAGAFSKLNKLKVLILNDNLLPSLPGNVFRFVLLTHLDLRGNRLKMLPFAGVLEHIGGIMEIQLEENPWNCTCDLLPLKAWLDTISVFVGDIVCETPFRLHGKDITQLTKQDLCPRKSDSNQRAMQPPSDSQYQGPTPTINPGVTKAPKASRAPKIRNRPTTRVTISSKDKQIFGPIMVYQTRSPVPIICPKVCICTSQNPENGLNVNCQERKLYNISDLHPKPSYPKKLHLTGNHLQTVYRTDLTEYSSLELLHLGNNRIATIQDEAFENLTNLRRLYLNGNYIESLSPSLFAGLQNLQYLYLEYNVIKDILPQTFNALQNLQLLFLNNNLLKSLPDNVFGGTMLTRLNLRNNHFSYLPVRGVLDQLSPFIQIDLQENPWDCTCDIVALKHWMEQSSTSVVVNEITCDSPSKHAGKLLRSLQNDAICPENNEIKETMGVTAITETDAPYSASTPTQPLPEIHTEVPLSVLILGLLVVFILSVCFGAGLFVFVLKRRKGVESVPTSANNLDLNSFQVQYGSYNTETSTDKTESHVYNYIPPPVGQMCQNPIYMQKEEDQVAYYRNLKELSYNSLDHKKDEHSRSPAYTISTVEFIEKQRCGNRDPELLYQNITERVKELPTAGVINYNFCTLPKRPFAHPYEPSRRHNQDRFNKTVLYGTPRKYYAEQSNNEHPLLLGKLKTEPDYLEVLEKQTAISQL